Proteins encoded in a region of the Cydia pomonella isolate Wapato2018A chromosome 3, ilCydPomo1, whole genome shotgun sequence genome:
- the LOC133515934 gene encoding ras-related C3 botulinum toxin substrate 1, giving the protein MSSGRPIKCVVVGDGTVGKTCMLISYTTDSFPGEYVPTVFDNYSAPMVVDGVAVSLGLWDTAGQEDYDRLRPLSYPQTDVFLICFSVTSPSSYENVTSKWYPEIKHHCPDAPIILVGTKIDLRDDRETLSLLSEQGMSPLKREQGQKLANKIRAVKYMECSALTQRGLKQVFDEAVRAVLRPEPQKRHQRKCLIM; this is encoded by the exons ATGTCTTCAGGAAGACCAATCAAGTGCGTGGTTGTCGGTGATGGCACTGTCGGAAAGACGTGCATGCTTATATCGTACACCACAGACAGTTTTCCTGGTGAATATGTACCCACAGT ATTTGACAACTATTCAGCACCAATGGTGGTGGACGGAGTAGCAGTCTCTCTAGGCCTGTGGGACACAGCGGGGCAAGAGGATTATGACAGACTTAGGCCTTTAAGCTACCCACAGACTGATGTCTTCCTCATATGCTTTAGTGTCACAAG ccCGTCATCATACGAAAATGTTACTTCCAAATGGTATCCAGAAATTAAACACCACTGCCCTGACGCACCTATTATTTTAGTTG GGACAAAGATCGACTTGCGAGATGACCGCGAGACACTCAGCCTGCTGTCCGAGCAGGGCATGTCACCGCTAAAGCGAGAACAGGGACAGAAGCTGGCGAACAAAATTAGGGCCGTCAAGTACATGGAGTGCTCGGCGCTAACGCAACGCGGGCTCAAACAG GTGTTCGACGAGGCCGTGCGCGCGGTGCTGCGGCCGGAGCCTCAGAAGAGGCATCAGCGGAAATGTCTCATCATGTAA